One stretch of Punica granatum isolate Tunisia-2019 chromosome 5, ASM765513v2, whole genome shotgun sequence DNA includes these proteins:
- the LOC116207149 gene encoding uncharacterized protein LOC116207149 has protein sequence MASLEYPGHCHALIRQEISENCRVACSMCGQDIRGTAYCCQEHCDFFLDESCASVEFPPQIKHPSHPQHSLSLTLTPGKPWYDYNCGDCSFSLEAKFAIATLSAPQDEQQEEEANVIEHIFDEHPLTSFHVNIPNWFMCRGCWLRISGRVYGCCRCRVLLHESCALAPRTILRHPFHPQHPLTLVFDCGKGFHCQACDTERHNYLAYYCHECRIHLDMPCASAITFPSHPSPEREHEAEGSTMIQHFSHRHPLKFMQLSTVGTDIRCQVCELNISGELYCCPECIFFVHKLCADELPQEIAHYLHPEHPLTYQGECQYKSGGFRCNCCLREYIGKASFHCERCHFDLDPKCAMQTHSAFQGGIATKIQAFSYLPTMTLYYFKPNKNLVYRCVACMQPLTTECVTYHNRECIPDIMMLHISCAQLPLELEHQFHPQHQLKFVPRSTSAHHFYCSACHVKSEGSAFYCAECEFLLDLACASLKPTLKHHHHEHSLAYFQRSPYKYPRCNTCRRSSRIDVYCCLPCNFNLHHKCLPLPPVIEHECHPYHPLVLFDKFVQGDPNDQYCDFCEEIRNPDHGVYRCDECWYTTHIDCVISRSEGEGNTSEQIDDPRLTKLNEEIAGLEEIIKVVETNLEALTENMEALNVRRERILKREHKKSL, from the exons ATGGCGAGTCTTGAGTACCCCGGCCATTGCCATGCCCTGATCCGGCAAGAGATCAGCGAGAACTGCAGGGTTGCCTGCTCTATGTGTGGTCAAGATATTCGCGGCACGGCCTACTGTTGTCAAGAGCACTGTGACTTCTTTCTGGATGAGTCATGTGCTTCAGTGGAATTCCCTCCGCAGATAAAGCACCCTTCTCATCCCCAACACTCACTCTCACTCACCCTCACACCCGGCAAACCTTGGTATGATTACAATTGTGGAGATTGTAGCTTCAGCCTGGAAGCAAAATTTGCAATTGCAACTTTGTCCGCTCCTCAAGATGAGCAGCAAGAGGAGGAAGCGAATGTCATTGAGCATATTTTTGATGAGCACCCCCTCACCTCTTTCCACGTGAATATACCAAACTGGTTCATGTGCAGAGGGTGCTGGTTAAGGATTTCCGGCCGAGTTTATGGTTGTTGCCGCTGCAGGGTCTTGCTTCATGAGTCGTGTGCTCTGGCACCAAGAACAATTTTGCGACACCCCTTTCACCCCCAGCACCCTCTCACCCTTGTCTTCGATTGCGGTAAGGGCTTCCATTGCCAAGCTTGTGATACTGAAAGGCACAATTACCTTGCATACTACTGCCATGAATGCCGGATCCATCTTGATATGCCATGTGCTAGTGCTATCACGTTTCCATCTCATCCATCCCCTGAGAGGGAGCATGAAGCGGAGGGGTCCACCATGATCCAACACTTTTCCCACCGGCACCCACTGAAATTTATGCAATTGAGCACAGTGGGCACAGACATCCGCTGCCAAGTCTGTGAGCTCAACATATCCGGTGAACTTTATTGTTGCCCTGAATGTATTTTCTTCGTCCACAAATTATGTGCTGATGAATTACCTCAAGAGATAGCACATTATCTTCATCCCGAACACCCTCTTACCTATCAAGGAGAGTGCCAGTACAAATCAGGAGGATTCCGTTGCAATTGCTGTTTACGGGAGTACATCGGTAAGGCGAGTTTCCACTGTGAAAGGTGTCATTTTGACCTTGACCCCAAATGTGCTATGCAAACTCATTCTGCTTTTCAAGGAGGTATTGCTACCAAAATCCAAGCTTTTAGTTATCTTCCAACCATGACACTCTATTACTTCAAGCCCAACAAGAATCTAGTCTATCGTTGTGTGGCTTGTATGCAACCGCTAACGACTGAATGCGTAACCTATCACAACCGCGAATGCATTCCTGACATCATGATGCTTCATATATCGTGTGCTCAGCTACCCTTGGAGCTAGAGCACCAATTTCACCCGCAGCATCAGCTGAAATTTGTCCCAAGGTCAACGTCAGCTCACCACTTTTATTGCAGTGCTTGTCATGTAAAATCAGAGGGCTCCGCTTTCTACTGTGCTGAATGTGAATTTCTCCTTGATTTAGCATGTGCATCCTTGAAGCCGACGCTTAAACATCACCACCATGAACACAGTTTAGCCTATTTTCAGAGAAGTCCGTATAAGTACCCGCGGTGCAATACTTGTAGGAGGAGCAGTAGGATTGATGTCTATTGCTGCCTGCCCTGCAACTTTAATCTTCATCATAAGTGCCTTCCACTTCCACCTGTCATTGAACATGAATGTCACCCATATCATCCATTAGTCCTATTTGATAAGTTTGTTCAGGGAGACCCCAACGACCAGTACTGCGATTTCTGTGAGGAAATCAGGAATCCTGACCATGGAGTTTACCGTTGTGATGAATGCTGGTACACAACTCATATTGACTGCGTAATCTCTAGGTCTGAG GGAGAAGGAAATACATCAGAACAAATTGACGACCCTCGACTCACCAaattaaatgaagaaattgCAGGCCTTGAGGAGATAATCAAGGTGGTAGAGACAAATCTGGAGGCATTAACAGAAAATATGGAGGCACTTAATGtaaggagagagagaattctGAAACGTGAGCACAAGAAGAGCTTATAG